A genomic stretch from Sphingobacterium sp. ML3W includes:
- a CDS encoding DUF6266 family protein: MKILSKQKESRVFVANGTETVQMKFTKARKFLNPVNYIIQLGYTSRKNKKSAIGRAMSAILHGAMVGTYPNIEVDPAKAKLSAGVKASMRVYSVERQGATIGLTWDPIAEKYRRDERDDGVILCAYAITQELAAINEEVALRHDGKLQLQLPEGMEELPVHLYLIVHDRDKTNFSNSQYLGLFA; this comes from the coding sequence ATGAAAATATTATCGAAACAAAAGGAAAGTCGGGTTTTTGTGGCCAATGGGACCGAAACAGTGCAGATGAAATTCACCAAAGCGAGGAAATTCCTCAATCCGGTGAATTATATCATACAGCTGGGTTATACCTCACGTAAAAACAAAAAGTCGGCGATCGGGCGTGCAATGTCTGCCATATTACACGGGGCCATGGTAGGTACCTATCCCAATATTGAAGTAGACCCAGCAAAAGCAAAATTGAGTGCGGGCGTGAAGGCTTCCATGAGGGTCTACTCCGTTGAGCGTCAGGGAGCAACTATTGGGCTAACTTGGGATCCCATCGCGGAAAAATATAGAAGGGATGAACGGGATGATGGCGTCATCCTCTGTGCGTATGCTATAACGCAAGAGCTGGCTGCAATCAATGAGGAAGTGGCCCTGCGGCATGATGGCAAGTTGCAGCTGCAGTTACCCGAAGGAATGGAAGAGCTGCCTGTACATCTTTACTTGATTGTACATGATAGAGATAAAACTAATTTTTCAAATAGTCAGTATCTGGGGCTATTCGCATAG
- a CDS encoding beta-galactosidase, with protein MKPKTIFLLCLIFLTAQLVEAQYKFDKPLYGAAYYHEYMPSERLEEDIRLMKNAGLSVIRVGESGWGLFEPQEGVFDFEWMDRIINKMHQAGISIILGTPTYSIPAWLAHKHPEIIAEHQRGNKAYYGIRQNMDFTNSTFKYYSERIIRKLMERYAKHPGVIGYQVDNETEARGINNRDYFIGFRNYIKARFNNDLGLLNKAWGMNYWGMNIRTWEEFYTRDGVTNPSYKNEWERYNRKQVADFLNWQCDIVNEYKRKDQFVTHCFMPDFHNIDQVESFRQMQYPAINIYHDVQDKQDGQRIAYAGDFVRTVAKNNYIVMETNAQAIGWDARTQYPPYDRQLRQNVYAHYASGANMVEYWHWSTLHYGQETYWRGVLGHDLQPNRIYNEFKTTAQELARIGDRIIDLKKKNKAAILYSHDSYHALNFMPYTYRNNYPIDMVYKALYCQNIEVDIIPCDKISDFNDYDMLVIPPLYVATDELLLAIDKFVKDGGHVVMMYKSGYCNEHSAVRATAAPGPLRKACGFYYQEFSTISEMQLRSNPFQLTNKNQIGDWYEFLVPETAKPLAYADHAFYGKWPVITENTYGKGKLTYIGTYPSQELLNTIIRNAAVAAKVTTGDNYTFPIIHRSGTNKWGKTIHYLFNYSAEPKQITYVLPQAKELISGKEAQTGQQLELNPWEVLIMEQN; from the coding sequence ATGAAACCAAAAACCATTTTTCTTCTCTGTCTGATCTTCTTGACAGCCCAACTTGTGGAGGCCCAGTATAAGTTTGATAAGCCGCTCTATGGGGCGGCCTACTATCACGAGTATATGCCCAGCGAGCGCCTGGAGGAAGATATCCGTCTGATGAAAAATGCTGGACTCAGCGTGATCCGTGTCGGCGAATCTGGCTGGGGCCTATTTGAACCGCAGGAAGGTGTATTCGATTTTGAATGGATGGACCGTATCATCAACAAAATGCATCAGGCTGGTATCAGCATCATACTCGGGACACCGACTTATTCCATTCCCGCCTGGCTTGCCCATAAGCATCCAGAGATAATAGCCGAACACCAGCGTGGCAATAAAGCGTACTATGGTATCAGACAGAATATGGACTTTACCAATTCCACTTTTAAATATTACAGTGAGCGTATTATCCGCAAGTTAATGGAAAGATATGCAAAGCATCCAGGGGTCATTGGCTATCAGGTAGACAACGAAACCGAGGCAAGAGGTATCAACAACCGCGATTACTTCATCGGCTTCCGCAATTACATTAAAGCGCGTTTTAACAATGATCTTGGTTTACTCAATAAAGCCTGGGGAATGAACTACTGGGGTATGAATATTCGCACCTGGGAAGAATTCTATACCCGGGATGGTGTCACCAACCCTTCCTATAAAAACGAATGGGAACGCTACAACCGCAAGCAGGTAGCCGATTTCCTGAATTGGCAATGTGATATTGTTAACGAATATAAACGGAAGGACCAATTTGTTACACATTGTTTCATGCCAGATTTTCACAATATAGACCAAGTTGAAAGTTTTCGCCAGATGCAATATCCCGCCATCAATATTTATCATGACGTACAGGATAAACAGGACGGTCAGCGCATAGCCTACGCCGGTGATTTTGTGCGGACTGTTGCCAAAAACAATTATATTGTTATGGAAACCAACGCCCAGGCCATCGGATGGGATGCCCGTACCCAGTACCCGCCATACGACAGGCAGCTGCGGCAAAACGTATATGCCCATTACGCCTCCGGTGCCAATATGGTGGAGTACTGGCATTGGTCTACCCTCCACTATGGACAGGAGACGTACTGGCGCGGTGTACTGGGACACGACCTGCAACCCAACAGGATATACAATGAGTTTAAAACGACAGCCCAGGAGCTGGCAAGGATCGGCGATCGCATTATTGACCTGAAAAAGAAAAATAAGGCCGCAATCTTATATAGCCACGATTCATACCACGCACTGAATTTTATGCCCTATACCTATAGAAACAACTATCCCATCGACATGGTATATAAGGCGCTCTACTGTCAGAACATTGAGGTCGACATTATCCCCTGTGACAAAATCAGTGATTTTAATGACTATGACATGTTGGTAATTCCACCGCTATATGTAGCAACCGACGAGCTGCTCCTAGCCATCGATAAGTTTGTAAAAGATGGCGGTCATGTTGTGATGATGTACAAAAGTGGCTATTGTAACGAGCACTCCGCAGTCAGGGCCACAGCTGCACCGGGGCCATTGCGTAAGGCCTGTGGATTCTACTATCAGGAGTTTTCCACCATCAGCGAAATGCAGCTCAGAAGTAATCCTTTTCAACTGACGAATAAAAATCAGATCGGCGACTGGTATGAATTTTTGGTACCTGAAACAGCCAAACCGCTGGCCTATGCTGACCACGCTTTCTATGGCAAGTGGCCTGTGATTACCGAAAACACGTACGGCAAGGGAAAACTGACCTATATCGGAACCTATCCTTCGCAGGAATTGCTCAATACAATAATCAGAAATGCTGCTGTGGCAGCAAAGGTCACTACTGGCGATAACTATACTTTCCCGATTATTCATCGTTCAGGAACAAATAAATGGGGTAAGACAATTCATTACCTATTTAATTACAGCGCCGAACCAAAACAGATTACCTATGTACTCCCTCAAGCCAAGGAACTTATTTCGGGCAAAGAGGCGCAAACAGGTCAGCAGCTGGAATTGAATCCTTGGGAAGTACTTATTATGGAACAAAACTAA
- a CDS encoding alpha-L-fucosidase, producing MNKHIFKTLLLFTIIGTALNAPAQQKGQAGSSGKFQPTWESLAQYEAPEWFRNAKFGIWAHWGPQCQPGEGDWYARGMYDEGSGQYNSHLKNYGHPSVAGFKDVIHTWKAEKWDPERLVALYKKVGAQYFFAMGNHHDNFDLWDSKYQKWNSVNMGPKRDILAAWSKAAKKNKLPFGVSIHSSHAWTWYETAQRADQSGPFKGIPYDGNMTQEDGKGKWWEGYDPQELYRQNHPLSKGSEDIKSLWAQWDWHNGASRPTQEYIDNFYQRTIDMVDTYQPDLLYFDDTTLPLWPISTVGLDIAAHFYNGNAKKNKGKVDAVLFGKILSEQQKDCLVWDVERGVPDHVQEKAWQTCTCLGSWHYNKGDYENNNYKSSKKVVHMLIDIVSKNGNLLLNVPIKGDGSIDEKEEKILHEIGDWMQVNQAGIFDTRPWIIYGEGPSTVEKRPLNAAGFNEDKENAYTAEDIRFVQKGNAIYAHILAWPNDGQISIKSFGQKNTTVPLVTVKTVSLLGYKKKLEFNQNEEALSVTLPSEKPNQISLVLKIN from the coding sequence ATGAACAAGCACATTTTTAAGACATTATTACTATTTACCATCATTGGAACTGCGTTGAATGCTCCGGCCCAACAAAAAGGACAAGCCGGGTCTTCCGGTAAATTTCAGCCTACCTGGGAGTCTCTAGCACAATACGAAGCGCCGGAATGGTTTCGCAACGCCAAGTTTGGGATCTGGGCCCACTGGGGGCCTCAATGTCAGCCCGGAGAGGGTGACTGGTATGCCCGTGGCATGTATGATGAAGGCAGCGGACAGTATAATTCGCATCTGAAAAATTATGGTCATCCTTCTGTCGCTGGATTTAAGGATGTCATCCATACCTGGAAGGCCGAAAAGTGGGATCCCGAAAGGCTTGTAGCACTCTACAAAAAGGTAGGGGCACAATATTTTTTTGCAATGGGAAACCATCATGACAATTTCGATCTCTGGGACAGCAAGTATCAAAAATGGAATTCCGTCAACATGGGGCCCAAACGCGATATCCTCGCCGCCTGGTCAAAGGCAGCGAAAAAAAATAAGTTGCCCTTCGGCGTGAGCATCCATTCCTCCCATGCATGGACATGGTATGAGACCGCCCAACGAGCTGATCAGTCGGGTCCATTCAAAGGTATACCCTACGATGGAAACATGACCCAAGAAGATGGGAAAGGCAAATGGTGGGAAGGCTACGATCCCCAAGAACTGTATCGTCAAAATCATCCCCTCAGCAAGGGAAGTGAAGATATAAAATCATTATGGGCGCAGTGGGACTGGCACAATGGTGCTTCTAGACCCACACAGGAATACATCGATAATTTCTATCAACGAACAATAGACATGGTTGATACGTATCAACCTGACCTCCTTTATTTTGATGATACCACGCTCCCCCTATGGCCTATAAGCACGGTTGGACTTGATATTGCGGCCCATTTTTACAACGGCAACGCCAAGAAAAACAAGGGTAAGGTCGATGCAGTGCTGTTCGGAAAAATTTTATCCGAACAACAAAAAGACTGTCTGGTATGGGATGTCGAGCGCGGCGTACCGGATCATGTTCAGGAAAAAGCCTGGCAGACATGCACCTGCCTGGGAAGCTGGCATTACAATAAAGGGGACTACGAAAATAACAATTACAAGTCCAGTAAAAAAGTTGTGCATATGCTTATCGATATTGTCAGTAAAAATGGTAACCTCCTACTTAACGTTCCCATCAAGGGGGATGGCAGTATAGACGAAAAAGAGGAGAAAATTCTGCATGAAATAGGCGATTGGATGCAAGTTAATCAAGCCGGAATTTTTGATACCCGCCCCTGGATAATCTATGGTGAGGGTCCTAGTACGGTGGAAAAAAGGCCGTTAAATGCAGCTGGATTCAATGAAGACAAAGAAAATGCCTATACCGCAGAAGATATCCGTTTTGTGCAAAAAGGAAATGCCATTTATGCCCATATCCTGGCATGGCCAAACGACGGACAAATTTCGATCAAGTCTTTTGGACAGAAGAATACAACAGTTCCGCTAGTAACCGTTAAGACAGTATCGCTATTGGGCTACAAGAAAAAGCTCGAATTTAACCAAAATGAGGAAGCACTTTCCGTTACCCTGCCATCGGAAAAGCCTAATCAAATTTCGCTGGTGCTGAAAATTAATTAA
- a CDS encoding DUF6266 family protein: MGTIRKGANGGFSGKAGSVIGASWKSIDYIRGLSKKSNKPATEEQLIQQARFYTIAKFIMPIAPFVQVGFSQINANTMTPTNAALQANIKTAVVGTYPNFTLDYAKVQISQGSLQPGGTVKAEVAAGMLMVSWTNKAIEIQHGNLDDRVYILLYQPALDEFMTAPEPPTRGLGTADIELPEHFLGGKGQLWLFFADRKNKRISRTHYLGELDLV; encoded by the coding sequence ATGGGAACAATTAGAAAAGGTGCAAATGGTGGATTCAGTGGTAAAGCTGGGTCGGTAATAGGAGCTAGCTGGAAAAGCATTGATTACATCCGTGGGCTTTCAAAAAAAAGCAATAAGCCCGCGACTGAAGAGCAACTGATTCAGCAGGCTCGGTTCTACACCATTGCCAAATTTATTATGCCTATCGCACCCTTTGTGCAGGTAGGTTTTTCGCAGATCAACGCCAACACGATGACGCCAACAAATGCGGCGCTGCAGGCCAATATCAAGACGGCTGTCGTAGGGACCTATCCCAACTTTACGCTTGACTATGCTAAGGTACAAATTTCGCAGGGAAGTTTGCAGCCCGGTGGTACGGTAAAAGCTGAGGTGGCCGCCGGAATGTTAATGGTCAGCTGGACAAATAAAGCTATTGAAATCCAGCACGGCAATCTTGACGATCGTGTCTACATTTTGCTGTACCAGCCTGCGCTGGACGAGTTTATGACAGCTCCCGAACCTCCTACCAGGGGATTGGGGACAGCAGATATTGAACTGCCAGAACACTTCCTCGGAGGTAAAGGACAGCTCTGGCTCTTCTTTGCCGATCGTAAGAACAAAAGGATCAGCCGAACACACTATCTCGGCGAACTGGATCTAGTCTAG
- a CDS encoding glycoside hydrolase family 97 protein, whose product MRALLLLLFLTVASGLSAQTYTVQSPDGKICLDIDLTNGLSYAVSYKDRQVINPSPLGFEFQDEPAMHKGLILLNSPRTTRGHDSWTPVVKNKHAHIEMQWNETQLALVEKEGEQRRMDLFFRVYDQGVAFRYQLYSSPKIGNRAITREMTGFSVADHAQAWAASYKPRYISSQESEFDKVPLAGFNDETLAGLPLLIEVDKQNYLAITEAHIDNYPGFYIGREANDDDGQTLLTTKLSPLPREKENGIKVLFSDKMQTPWRVLMIGDNPGKFIESEIVQSLNPPCAIEDPSWIKPGLCAWDHWWSGEVKMETAVIKEYIDFAAAQSWPYMLIDWQWYGPFNQAKADITKAAPQINMPEILDYARQKNVRLWLWLYSTDANRNNAYEEAFELYERWGIAGVKIDFMDRDDQEMVNWYHKVIKKAAEHRLMINFHGAYKPDGIERTYPNMITREGVLGEEYAKFSDRIRPTHNVTLPFTRMLAGPMDYTPGGFLNVTPVQFKKQSPTMMMNTRCAELAKFVIYESPLTVFCDHPKHVLGQPGSDFLQVVPTVWDDTRFIDGYPGEFIVMAKRAGTNWFIGAMTNDVARTVTVPTSFLPAGKYILEYWQDAKEAATNPTKLEKKTVVIEAGKPIKIPMVSGGGYAAIIRPQ is encoded by the coding sequence ATGAGAGCACTTCTTCTTCTCCTATTTCTCACGGTAGCATCCGGACTTTCGGCCCAGACCTATACGGTACAATCGCCGGATGGGAAAATCTGTCTGGACATCGACCTTACTAACGGACTCTCTTATGCCGTCTCGTACAAAGACAGACAGGTCATAAATCCATCACCCTTAGGCTTCGAATTCCAGGATGAGCCGGCCATGCATAAAGGTCTTATCTTGTTGAATAGTCCAAGAACCACAAGGGGACACGACTCCTGGACTCCAGTTGTAAAGAACAAGCACGCCCACATCGAGATGCAGTGGAACGAGACACAGCTGGCCCTAGTCGAAAAAGAGGGTGAGCAGCGTCGGATGGATCTTTTCTTCCGGGTTTATGACCAGGGCGTCGCATTTCGTTATCAGTTATACAGCAGCCCTAAAATAGGCAATAGAGCCATCACTCGGGAGATGACCGGATTTTCGGTTGCAGATCATGCCCAAGCGTGGGCAGCAAGCTATAAGCCAAGGTATATATCCAGTCAGGAAAGCGAATTCGATAAAGTTCCTTTGGCAGGATTCAACGACGAGACCTTGGCTGGTCTTCCTTTATTGATCGAAGTCGACAAACAGAACTATCTCGCCATTACCGAAGCGCACATCGATAACTACCCCGGCTTTTATATCGGCCGAGAGGCCAATGATGATGATGGACAAACACTGCTCACCACCAAGCTTTCCCCTTTGCCGCGTGAAAAAGAAAACGGTATCAAAGTCCTTTTCTCTGACAAAATGCAGACACCTTGGCGCGTTCTGATGATCGGCGACAATCCCGGAAAATTTATCGAATCCGAAATTGTCCAGTCGCTCAACCCACCCTGTGCAATCGAAGACCCCAGCTGGATAAAGCCGGGGCTGTGCGCCTGGGACCACTGGTGGAGCGGGGAAGTGAAAATGGAGACTGCTGTTATCAAAGAATATATAGACTTTGCAGCTGCTCAAAGTTGGCCTTACATGCTGATCGACTGGCAGTGGTACGGTCCATTCAACCAAGCTAAAGCCGATATTACCAAAGCTGCCCCCCAAATCAATATGCCCGAAATACTGGACTATGCACGTCAGAAAAATGTACGCCTCTGGCTTTGGCTGTATAGTACCGATGCCAACCGCAATAACGCTTACGAAGAGGCTTTTGAACTGTATGAACGCTGGGGAATTGCGGGTGTAAAAATAGATTTTATGGACCGTGACGACCAAGAGATGGTCAATTGGTATCATAAAGTGATCAAGAAAGCCGCCGAGCACCGCTTGATGATCAATTTCCATGGTGCTTACAAACCTGATGGCATCGAACGCACGTACCCCAATATGATTACGCGTGAAGGTGTTCTGGGGGAAGAATACGCCAAATTCTCTGACCGTATCAGACCTACGCACAACGTCACCTTGCCATTCACGCGCATGCTGGCCGGACCAATGGACTATACACCGGGGGGCTTTCTGAACGTGACTCCAGTACAATTTAAGAAACAATCGCCCACCATGATGATGAATACACGCTGTGCCGAGCTCGCCAAATTTGTTATTTATGAAAGCCCCCTCACCGTATTCTGCGATCACCCGAAGCATGTACTAGGCCAGCCCGGAAGTGACTTTTTGCAGGTCGTACCCACCGTATGGGATGACACACGCTTTATTGATGGCTATCCCGGCGAATTTATTGTGATGGCCAAACGTGCCGGGACAAACTGGTTCATCGGCGCCATGACCAACGACGTGGCCCGCACGGTTACGGTACCGACCAGCTTTCTCCCCGCTGGAAAATATATACTGGAATACTGGCAGGATGCAAAAGAGGCCGCAACGAATCCCACAAAACTCGAGAAAAAAACTGTCGTTATCGAAGCCGGGAAACCGATAAAAATACCAATGGTCAGCGGTGGCGGCTATGCTGCGATCATCCGGCCACAGTAA
- a CDS encoding CHAP domain-containing protein, whose amino-acid sequence MATMHSLFFGVLFVAVLFLGGFSHPAVARKPFGNQPRSIAMGARPGHQDRMVALRKRIVQIAVQEIGITEATGNNDGAKVEEYLAYTGLGKGYAWCAAFVSWCYGKAGRTAPRNAWSPALFPMARRYTGQQIKRESIRPADLFAIYSQRQGRINHVGIVQKREKSFILTVEGNVEDRVLSKRRPIVTIYAFSNWID is encoded by the coding sequence ATGGCAACAATGCATTCTTTATTTTTCGGTGTTCTTTTTGTCGCTGTTCTCTTTCTTGGCGGTTTTAGCCATCCTGCTGTAGCGCGGAAACCATTTGGAAATCAGCCCAGGTCTATAGCTATGGGGGCCAGACCTGGGCATCAGGATCGCATGGTCGCTCTTCGCAAACGTATTGTCCAGATTGCTGTACAGGAGATCGGTATTACGGAAGCAACAGGCAATAATGATGGCGCTAAGGTGGAGGAATACCTGGCCTACACAGGTCTAGGCAAAGGTTATGCCTGGTGTGCGGCGTTTGTGTCCTGGTGTTATGGAAAGGCGGGACGTACAGCACCACGCAATGCCTGGAGCCCAGCACTATTTCCCATGGCCCGTCGTTATACCGGGCAGCAGATAAAGCGGGAGAGCATTCGGCCGGCAGATCTCTTTGCGATCTATAGTCAGCGGCAGGGACGGATCAACCATGTGGGGATCGTCCAGAAAAGAGAAAAAAGTTTTATACTGACTGTGGAGGGAAATGTGGAAGATCGGGTGCTGTCTAAGCGGCGTCCAATCGTGACGATCTATGCATTTTCAAATTGGATAGACTGA
- a CDS encoding glycoside hydrolase family 2 TIM barrel-domain containing protein, whose amino-acid sequence MKIILVFFHLFPFLLFGQSAMIHIEGRQRSSLNGLWDVIIDPFDTGSGDWAAYYKDRKPLGNTDFVESSFEGGPQLYVPGDFNTQLPELNYYESSVWYKRTFKIQTTDNNRFFIHFAAVNYKAEVYLNGLKIGEHEGGFTPFQFEVTDHLRKGENSIIVKANNQRIKDGVPGLGFDWFNYGGITRDVNLVQTPKTYIKDYFVQLAQNDENIIDGYVTLDGPSKEQDIEINIPELHINFKTRTDKAGKAILRFPLRKKTMWTPENPKLYEVHVSAETDRLKEQIGFRTIKVDGTNILLNGKSIFLKGINIHEEIPQRRSRAYSESDYKMLLDWAKELGCNYVRLVHYPHHEKMVKMAERMGLMVWEELPIYQGIDFADPGMKDKMNFMLSEMIARDKNRSAVIIWSLSNETYPSAARDSSLTRLYHLAKSLDNTRLVTSALNNMRFEGNKAYIEDKVNGVMDIMAINQYLGWYKPWPETDQEVEWISSFNKPLIFSEFGGEAVFGNNIDPKRASSWSEDYLLDIYRRQFKMFKNIPFLRGLTPWLLVDFRSPGRAHPIYQKGWNRKGLLSDRGEKKKAWYLVADHFKSY is encoded by the coding sequence ATGAAAATTATTTTAGTCTTCTTCCACTTATTTCCGTTCCTGCTGTTTGGACAATCTGCCATGATTCATATCGAAGGGCGGCAGAGGAGCAGCTTAAACGGTTTGTGGGACGTCATTATAGATCCCTTTGATACCGGGTCGGGCGATTGGGCCGCCTACTATAAAGACCGGAAGCCATTGGGCAACACGGACTTTGTCGAATCCTCCTTTGAAGGCGGTCCGCAATTGTACGTACCTGGAGACTTCAACACACAACTTCCTGAACTCAACTATTATGAAAGCAGTGTCTGGTACAAACGTACTTTTAAAATACAGACAACTGACAATAACCGCTTCTTCATACACTTCGCTGCCGTAAATTATAAGGCCGAAGTTTACCTCAATGGGCTCAAGATTGGGGAACATGAAGGCGGTTTTACACCTTTCCAATTTGAAGTCACAGATCATTTGAGGAAGGGCGAAAATAGTATCATCGTTAAAGCCAATAATCAACGTATCAAAGACGGGGTACCGGGTCTTGGCTTCGACTGGTTCAATTACGGTGGAATAACACGGGACGTCAACCTCGTACAAACACCCAAAACCTATATCAAGGATTATTTTGTTCAGCTGGCGCAGAATGATGAAAATATTATCGACGGATATGTAACGCTTGATGGTCCTTCAAAAGAACAGGATATCGAAATCAACATTCCAGAATTGCATATCAATTTTAAAACCCGAACAGATAAAGCGGGAAAAGCGATACTCAGATTTCCATTACGGAAGAAAACGATGTGGACACCTGAAAATCCGAAGTTATATGAAGTTCATGTCTCTGCCGAGACCGATCGTCTTAAAGAACAGATTGGTTTTCGGACAATTAAGGTGGATGGAACAAATATTTTGTTGAACGGCAAATCCATCTTTCTGAAGGGGATTAATATCCATGAAGAAATTCCCCAGCGCCGGTCCCGCGCTTACAGCGAAAGTGATTATAAAATGCTGTTGGATTGGGCTAAAGAGCTGGGCTGTAATTATGTCCGTCTGGTACACTATCCACATCATGAAAAAATGGTAAAAATGGCTGAGAGAATGGGACTGATGGTCTGGGAAGAACTACCCATTTATCAGGGAATCGACTTTGCAGATCCGGGCATGAAGGACAAAATGAACTTCATGCTTAGCGAGATGATTGCCCGTGATAAAAATCGATCAGCAGTTATCATCTGGAGTCTTTCGAATGAGACATACCCCTCAGCGGCACGGGACAGTTCATTAACAAGGTTATATCATTTAGCCAAATCGTTGGACAATACCCGCCTTGTGACTTCTGCACTCAATAATATGCGTTTTGAAGGCAACAAAGCCTATATCGAAGATAAGGTTAACGGTGTGATGGATATTATGGCTATCAACCAATACCTGGGCTGGTACAAGCCTTGGCCCGAAACGGATCAAGAAGTCGAATGGATCTCCAGCTTCAATAAACCACTTATTTTTTCAGAATTTGGTGGTGAGGCAGTCTTTGGGAACAATATAGATCCCAAACGGGCAAGTAGCTGGAGTGAAGATTACCTGCTGGATATTTATAGGCGTCAATTTAAAATGTTTAAGAATATACCGTTTTTGCGGGGACTGACGCCATGGCTCCTGGTTGACTTTCGTTCGCCGGGAAGGGCACATCCAATTTATCAAAAAGGATGGAATAGAAAAGGATTATTATCCGACCGTGGAGAAAAAAAGAAGGCTTGGTACCTTGTAGCTGATCATTTCAAAAGCTACTAA